A window from Micromonospora terminaliae encodes these proteins:
- a CDS encoding UDP-N-acetylmuramoyl-tripeptide--D-alanyl-D-alanine ligase yields the protein MIPLTLAEVAAAVDGRLVAADPDARVTGSVEFDSRKVTPGGLFVAFPGEKVDGHDYAADAVDSGAVAVLGTREVPGVPMVLVGDALDAMGRLARAVVDRLPGLTVIGLTGSSGKTTTKDLIAQLAVRLGPTVAPAGSFNNELGHPYTALQAGSETRYLVMEKGARGVGHVRYLCEVVPPRISVVLNVGVAHIGEFGSVETIALAKGELVETLPADGLAVLNADDPRVDAMAARTVARVVRYGESERADVRAVDVTLDGRGRPSYTLVTPEGSAPVRLGLTGRHQVSNSLAAAAVARELGLPLADLAVALGELGLVSTRRMDVFERPDGVTVIDDSYNANPASTGVALRALASMRGTGRTVAVLGYMAELGDFEREGHQQVGRLAAELGVDRLLVVGEPAAPIHEGATAVSNWGGESVLLTDQAAAVEVLRSELRPGDVVLVKGSRYRTWEVADALRADAEKESAA from the coding sequence ATGATCCCGCTGACCCTGGCCGAGGTGGCCGCCGCCGTCGACGGCCGGCTCGTCGCCGCCGACCCGGACGCCCGGGTGACCGGCTCGGTGGAGTTCGACTCCCGCAAGGTCACCCCCGGCGGCCTCTTCGTCGCCTTCCCCGGCGAGAAGGTGGACGGGCACGACTACGCGGCCGACGCGGTCGACTCGGGCGCCGTGGCCGTGCTCGGCACCCGCGAGGTCCCCGGCGTGCCGATGGTGCTGGTCGGCGACGCGCTCGACGCGATGGGCCGGCTGGCCCGCGCGGTGGTCGACCGGCTGCCCGGGCTGACCGTCATCGGGCTGACCGGTTCCTCCGGCAAGACCACCACCAAGGACCTGATCGCCCAGCTCGCCGTCCGGCTCGGTCCGACCGTGGCCCCGGCCGGCTCGTTCAACAACGAGCTGGGGCACCCGTACACGGCCCTGCAGGCCGGCTCGGAGACGCGCTACCTCGTGATGGAGAAGGGCGCCCGCGGGGTGGGGCACGTCCGCTACCTGTGCGAGGTGGTGCCGCCCCGGATCTCCGTGGTGCTCAACGTCGGGGTGGCGCACATCGGTGAGTTCGGCTCGGTGGAGACCATCGCGCTGGCCAAGGGCGAGCTGGTCGAGACGCTGCCCGCCGACGGGCTGGCCGTGCTCAACGCCGACGACCCGCGGGTCGACGCCATGGCGGCGCGCACCGTGGCCCGGGTGGTGCGCTACGGCGAGTCCGAGCGGGCCGACGTGCGCGCGGTCGACGTGACGCTGGACGGGCGCGGCCGCCCGTCGTACACCCTCGTCACGCCGGAGGGGAGCGCGCCGGTGCGGCTCGGGCTGACCGGCCGGCACCAGGTGTCCAACTCGCTGGCCGCCGCGGCGGTCGCCCGGGAGCTGGGCCTGCCGCTGGCCGACCTGGCGGTGGCCCTGGGCGAGCTGGGCCTGGTCTCCACCCGCCGGATGGACGTGTTCGAGCGTCCCGACGGGGTGACCGTGATCGACGACTCGTACAACGCCAACCCGGCTTCCACGGGCGTGGCGCTGCGGGCACTGGCGAGCATGCGGGGTACGGGGCGTACCGTCGCGGTGCTCGGCTACATGGCCGAGTTGGGCGACTTCGAACGGGAGGGGCACCAGCAGGTCGGCCGCCTGGCGGCCGAGCTGGGGGTCGACCGGCTGCTCGTGGTGGGCGAGCCGGCGGCGCCGATCCACGAAGGCGCGACAGCGGTAAGCAACTGGGGAGGAGAGTCGGTGCTGCTCACCGATCAGGCGGCGGCCGTCGAGGTGCTGCGGAGCGAGCTACGTCCCGGTGACGTGGTGCTGGTGAAGGGCTCCCGGTACCGCACCTGGGAGGTGGCCGACGCGCTGCGCGCGGACGCCGAGAAGGAGTCGGCTGCATGA
- a CDS encoding UDP-N-acetylmuramoyl-L-alanyl-D-glutamate--2,6-diaminopimelate ligase translates to MRSEPDDRVGSDAVPGNPRPATVNPVRLGDLAARLAVAPPEGAAEVAVTGVTHASQEVRPGDLYAALPGARRHGAEFAAAAAGAGAVALLTDPAGVALAAAAGLPVLVVDDPRAVLGEVAATVYGDPTAGLTMIGVTGTAGKTSTSYLIESGLRAAGHTTGLIGTVETRLGDLVIDSVRTTPEATDLHAMLAVARERGVDTVVMEVSSHALAMGRVGGVRFDVGGYTNFGSDHLDFHADEADYFAAKAKLFDGRCRVEVLNHDDPALRPLLKPATVTYSAAGDPAATWWADGVGGEGYAQHFTVHGPDGVTLPTGVALPGRHNVANALLAVATLVAAGVDPATAARGVAACGGVPGRLELVSGDAPVRGVVDYAHKANAIEAVLTALRGLTGGRLICVLGAGGDRDRGKRPVMGATAARGADVVLVTDDNPRTEDPTAIRAEVLAGAYAAGTGARIIEAPGRRTAIEEAVRVAEPGDIVALLGKGQERGQEINGEVLPFDDRVELAEALRARFGDLVGQR, encoded by the coding sequence GTGCGGTCGGAACCGGACGACCGGGTAGGGTCTGACGCCGTGCCCGGCAATCCACGACCCGCCACCGTGAATCCCGTCCGGCTCGGCGACCTCGCCGCCCGGCTGGCCGTCGCGCCGCCGGAGGGGGCCGCCGAGGTGGCCGTCACCGGGGTGACCCACGCCAGCCAGGAGGTCCGCCCCGGCGACCTGTACGCCGCCCTGCCCGGAGCCCGCCGGCACGGCGCGGAGTTCGCCGCCGCCGCGGCCGGGGCCGGCGCCGTGGCCCTGCTGACCGACCCGGCCGGCGTCGCGCTGGCCGCCGCAGCGGGCCTGCCCGTGCTGGTCGTCGACGACCCCCGGGCGGTGCTCGGCGAGGTCGCCGCCACCGTCTACGGCGACCCGACCGCCGGGCTGACCATGATCGGCGTGACCGGCACCGCCGGCAAGACCTCCACGAGCTACCTCATCGAGTCCGGGCTGCGCGCCGCCGGGCACACCACCGGCCTCATCGGCACCGTGGAGACCCGGCTCGGCGACCTGGTGATCGACAGCGTCCGGACCACGCCCGAGGCGACCGACCTGCACGCCATGCTGGCGGTGGCCCGCGAGCGCGGGGTGGACACCGTGGTCATGGAGGTCTCCAGCCACGCCCTGGCCATGGGCCGGGTCGGCGGCGTGCGGTTCGACGTCGGCGGCTACACCAACTTCGGCTCCGACCACCTGGACTTCCACGCCGACGAGGCGGACTACTTCGCCGCCAAGGCGAAGCTCTTCGACGGGCGCTGCCGGGTCGAGGTGCTCAACCACGACGACCCGGCGCTGCGGCCGCTGCTCAAGCCGGCGACCGTGACCTACTCGGCGGCCGGCGACCCGGCCGCCACCTGGTGGGCCGACGGCGTCGGCGGCGAGGGGTACGCGCAGCACTTCACGGTGCACGGCCCGGACGGGGTGACCCTGCCCACCGGCGTGGCCCTGCCCGGCCGGCACAACGTGGCCAACGCGCTCCTGGCCGTCGCCACGCTCGTGGCCGCCGGGGTCGACCCGGCCACCGCGGCCCGCGGGGTGGCCGCCTGCGGCGGCGTGCCCGGCCGGCTGGAACTGGTCAGCGGTGACGCCCCGGTACGCGGGGTCGTCGACTACGCGCACAAGGCGAACGCCATCGAGGCGGTCCTGACGGCGCTGCGCGGCCTCACCGGCGGCCGGCTGATCTGTGTGCTCGGCGCCGGCGGCGACCGGGACCGGGGCAAGCGGCCCGTGATGGGCGCCACCGCCGCGCGGGGCGCCGACGTGGTGCTGGTGACCGACGACAACCCGCGCACCGAGGACCCGACCGCGATCCGGGCCGAGGTGCTGGCCGGCGCGTACGCGGCGGGCACCGGCGCGCGGATCATCGAGGCGCCGGGCCGGCGCACCGCCATCGAGGAGGCGGTCCGGGTGGCGGAACCGGGGGACATCGTGGCGCTGCTGGGCAAGGGACAGGAACGCGGCCAGGAGATCAACGGCGAGGTGCTGCCGTTCGACGACCGGGTCGAGCTGGCGGAGGCGCTGCGCGCCCGCTTCGGCGACCTGGTGGGGCAGCGATGA
- a CDS encoding peptidoglycan D,D-transpeptidase FtsI family protein: protein MPPRSEDPRRDATGSRRGSSRGAEHREPGVGGISDARAYTPRGRTIREGGGAARTGGGAEQRRTPRSSRSGDPFRPALQVLDGGRTGATRTGRRETAAGGRAGVVRTVSARPVREPFDDDEAPPPRRRPGPRRPARPAAARRPVRKPRRPPKLADPRRRLRLGTLLVLALFTSIGIRLVFLQTVSTPAYADGGLANRLAVVELPAPRGAIYDRTGAPLAHSVEARYVFADPTQVKDPVATARLLSPLLGVPASELTGKMKPRKLPGGGWSQFEYLARGVDIDRAKQIMALDVAGIGVHRDERREVPGGDLAANLLGFVSQDMNGLEGLEAKYDDVLEGKPGRKRYEVGQGDLAAPIPGGYSQTTPAQPGSSLELTVDRDVQFKTQRILSDAMAQTRNSVGAAVVIEVGTGDVLAQASYPTYNASDPTKVNSPADREDAATSFIVDPGSIHKAITYGAALQEGVITPDTTFPVANSVTKGDVPFTDTHPANGRTMSIPGMLAFSSNVGTIEIAEKLGRDRLIDYQKRFGLGQPTGEGMPGEATGRLLPAGEWSDSSYGSVPIGHSVDATPLQMAAAYAAIANDGTYVQPHLIKNVIGPDGKKKPGAAPVTRSVLSPANAAALRRMLEAVTTVDGPDGRATGLPAAVPGYRVAGKTGTGLRYENGKRQPGDVASFIGMAPAEKPRYVVAVFVWSPGGEGGALASPAFRDIMSFTLRHYRVPPSATNKSPKFEVFPH, encoded by the coding sequence GTGCCGCCGAGATCGGAGGATCCGCGCCGGGACGCCACGGGCTCCCGGCGCGGCTCGTCCCGGGGCGCGGAGCACCGGGAGCCGGGCGTCGGCGGGATCTCCGACGCCCGGGCGTACACGCCGCGAGGCCGGACCATCCGGGAGGGCGGCGGCGCCGCCCGGACCGGTGGGGGCGCCGAGCAGCGGCGTACCCCGCGCAGCAGCCGCTCCGGTGACCCGTTCCGTCCGGCCCTGCAGGTGCTCGACGGCGGCCGTACCGGGGCGACCCGTACCGGCCGCCGGGAGACCGCGGCCGGTGGCCGGGCCGGCGTGGTGCGCACCGTCTCCGCCCGGCCGGTGCGCGAGCCGTTCGACGACGACGAGGCGCCGCCGCCCCGGCGCCGGCCCGGTCCGCGGCGCCCCGCGCGTCCGGCCGCGGCCCGGCGGCCGGTCCGCAAGCCGCGCCGCCCGCCGAAGCTCGCCGACCCGCGCCGCCGGCTGAGGCTCGGCACACTGCTCGTGCTGGCGCTCTTCACCAGCATCGGCATCCGGCTGGTCTTCCTCCAGACCGTGAGCACCCCGGCGTACGCCGACGGCGGGCTCGCCAACCGGCTCGCCGTGGTCGAGCTGCCCGCCCCACGCGGGGCGATCTACGACCGCACGGGCGCCCCCCTCGCGCACAGCGTCGAGGCGCGGTACGTGTTCGCCGACCCCACCCAGGTCAAGGACCCGGTCGCCACCGCCAGGCTGCTCTCCCCGCTGCTCGGGGTGCCCGCCTCCGAGCTGACCGGGAAGATGAAGCCCCGCAAGCTGCCCGGCGGCGGCTGGTCGCAGTTCGAGTACCTGGCCCGCGGCGTCGACATCGACCGGGCCAAGCAGATCATGGCGCTGGACGTGGCCGGGATCGGCGTGCACCGCGACGAGCGGCGCGAGGTGCCCGGCGGTGACCTCGCCGCCAACCTGCTCGGTTTCGTGAGCCAGGACATGAACGGCCTGGAAGGGCTCGAGGCGAAGTACGACGACGTGCTCGAGGGCAAGCCCGGCCGGAAGCGGTACGAGGTGGGGCAGGGCGACCTGGCCGCGCCCATCCCGGGCGGCTACAGCCAGACCACCCCGGCCCAGCCGGGCAGCTCGCTGGAGCTCACGGTCGACCGCGACGTCCAGTTCAAGACCCAGCGGATCCTGTCCGACGCGATGGCCCAGACGCGGAACAGCGTCGGCGCCGCCGTGGTCATCGAGGTCGGCACCGGCGACGTGCTGGCCCAGGCGAGCTACCCCACCTACAACGCGTCCGACCCCACCAAGGTCAACTCGCCGGCCGACCGCGAGGACGCCGCCACCAGCTTCATCGTCGACCCGGGCTCGATCCACAAGGCGATCACCTACGGCGCCGCCCTCCAGGAGGGTGTGATCACGCCGGACACGACCTTCCCGGTGGCCAACAGCGTCACCAAGGGCGACGTGCCCTTCACGGACACCCACCCGGCCAACGGGCGGACCATGAGCATCCCGGGGATGCTCGCCTTCTCGTCCAACGTCGGCACCATCGAGATCGCCGAAAAGCTCGGCCGGGACCGGCTGATCGACTACCAGAAGCGGTTCGGGCTGGGGCAGCCCACCGGCGAGGGCATGCCCGGGGAGGCCACCGGCCGGCTGCTCCCCGCCGGCGAGTGGAGCGACTCGTCGTACGGGTCGGTGCCGATCGGGCACAGCGTGGACGCCACCCCGTTGCAGATGGCCGCCGCGTACGCCGCGATCGCCAACGACGGCACGTACGTCCAGCCGCACCTGATCAAGAACGTGATCGGCCCGGACGGGAAGAAGAAGCCCGGTGCCGCCCCGGTCACCCGCTCGGTGCTCAGCCCGGCGAACGCGGCCGCGCTGCGCCGGATGCTGGAGGCCGTCACCACGGTCGACGGCCCGGACGGGCGGGCCACCGGCCTGCCCGCCGCGGTGCCCGGCTACCGGGTGGCCGGCAAGACCGGCACCGGCCTGCGCTACGAGAACGGCAAGCGCCAGCCCGGCGACGTCGCCTCGTTCATCGGGATGGCCCCCGCCGAGAAGCCGCGGTACGTGGTGGCGGTCTTCGTCTGGAGCCCGGGCGGCGAGGGTGGGGCGCTGGCCTCGCCGGCCTTCCGGGACATCATGTCCTTCACTCTCCGGCACTACCGGGTGCCGCCCTCGGCGACCAACAAGTCCCCGAAGTTCGAGGTCTTTCCGCACTGA
- the rsmH gene encoding 16S rRNA (cytosine(1402)-N(4))-methyltransferase RsmH: protein MGELRGTHVPVLLERCLELLAPALGRPGRTVHVDATLGLAGHAEAVLEAHPDTVLIGLDRDTEALAHARVRLARFADRIHLEHAVYDELPEVLDRLGYPAIDGILFDLGVSSLQLDAPDRGFAYAQDAPLDMRMDQTRGVTAEEVVNTYSHPDLARVLRVYGEEKFAGKIASAIIRERERAPITSSARLAELVRESIPAPARRTGGHPAKRTFQALRIEVNRELAALETALPAALDKLTVGGRMVVLSYHSLEDRLTKQALADRVRSKGPVDLPVELPGSGPTFRLLSRGAELPGEAEVAANPRAASVRLRAAERLDPEAARQGRTDRERYRRRVKAMHQPGTGSPGSGTDPRSAPGDGNGTDEEGEGT, encoded by the coding sequence ATGGGGGAGCTACGCGGCACGCACGTGCCGGTGCTGCTCGAGCGGTGTCTCGAGTTGCTGGCCCCCGCACTGGGCCGGCCCGGCCGCACCGTTCACGTCGACGCCACGCTCGGCCTGGCCGGGCACGCCGAGGCGGTGCTCGAGGCGCACCCGGACACGGTGCTCATCGGCCTGGACCGGGACACCGAGGCCCTCGCCCACGCGCGGGTCCGGCTGGCCCGGTTCGCCGACCGGATCCACCTGGAGCACGCCGTCTACGACGAGCTGCCCGAGGTGCTCGACCGGCTCGGCTACCCGGCCATCGACGGGATCCTCTTCGATCTCGGGGTCTCGTCCCTGCAACTGGACGCGCCCGACCGCGGGTTCGCCTACGCGCAGGACGCGCCGCTGGACATGCGGATGGACCAGACCCGGGGGGTGACCGCCGAGGAGGTGGTCAACACCTACTCCCACCCGGACCTGGCCCGGGTGCTGCGGGTGTACGGCGAGGAGAAGTTCGCCGGGAAGATCGCCTCGGCGATCATCCGGGAGCGCGAGCGGGCGCCCATCACCTCGTCGGCGCGACTGGCCGAGCTGGTCCGGGAGAGCATTCCGGCACCAGCCCGACGAACCGGGGGACACCCGGCAAAGAGAACGTTTCAGGCTTTACGGATCGAGGTAAACAGGGAACTGGCAGCGCTGGAGACGGCGCTGCCGGCCGCCCTGGACAAGCTCACCGTGGGCGGCCGCATGGTGGTCCTGTCCTACCACTCGCTGGAGGACCGGCTCACCAAGCAGGCGCTCGCCGACCGGGTCCGCAGCAAGGGCCCGGTCGACCTCCCGGTCGAACTGCCCGGGTCGGGTCCGACGTTCCGGCTGCTCAGCCGGGGCGCGGAGCTGCCCGGGGAGGCCGAGGTCGCCGCGAACCCGCGCGCCGCCTCGGTGCGGCTGCGGGCCGCGGAGCGGCTCGATCCGGAGGCGGCCCGGCAGGGGCGTACCGACCGCGAACGGTACCGCCGCCGGGTGAAGGCGATGCACCAACCGGGGACGGGGTCACCGGGGTCCGGTACGGACCCGCGGTCGGCGCCGGGGGACGGGAACGGGACGGACGAAGAGGGGGAGGGGACATGA